The following proteins are co-located in the Candidatus Tiamatella incendiivivens genome:
- a CDS encoding MBL fold metallo-hydrolase, producing MKSSLVLTIINDNEPGQGLMNEWGLSIHAKLPIGMEVIFDFDTEPSVLKFNMEKLGIDPGNIRIGVLSHRHMDHSGGLSYIAMVNNRIELYVTADSLSQVRDYGFELIKVNRDGLRISESLYLTPPLPAYGLLEQALLIYPQEKHPVLLVGCSHPGVDKLAEAATRIIGEKLYLVIGGFHMPSRGTLDNLTRLTRFVSPIHCSGEQAKNYVRKVYSEKYIPARTGSTLEIPFE from the coding sequence TTGAAGTCTAGTCTAGTCCTGACGATCATTAATGATAATGAACCGGGACAAGGATTGATGAATGAATGGGGGCTAAGTATACATGCTAAGCTTCCAATAGGTATGGAAGTTATCTTCGACTTCGACACCGAACCCAGCGTATTGAAGTTCAACATGGAGAAGCTCGGTATTGATCCAGGTAATATTAGGATAGGAGTACTTAGTCATAGGCATATGGATCACAGCGGCGGTTTAAGTTACATAGCTATGGTAAATAATAGGATTGAACTATATGTTACGGCTGACTCGCTAAGCCAAGTAAGAGACTATGGGTTCGAACTAATCAAAGTAAACAGAGATGGGCTTAGAATAAGCGAAAGCCTTTACTTGACACCGCCTTTACCCGCATATGGCCTATTAGAACAAGCGCTCCTAATATACCCTCAAGAAAAACATCCTGTACTCCTAGTAGGATGCAGTCACCCGGGAGTAGATAAGCTAGCGGAGGCAGCTACGAGAATTATAGGTGAAAAACTATACCTGGTTATCGGAGGATTTCATATGCCTAGTAGAGGTACTCTAGATAACCTCACTCGCCTCACCAGGTTCGTTTCACCAATACATTGTAGTGGAGAGCAAGCCAAAAACTACGTTAGAAAGGTCTACTCAGAGAAATACATTCCAGCGAGAACCGGGAGCACTTTAGAAATACCATTCGAGTAA
- a CDS encoding metallophosphoesterase, with amino-acid sequence MRIKLTRKIDSTYCSNLINEYMGKIPFTPWLKADRADLSKGFLIVGDIHGSLDNLSKAIEFAEERNVSKIVFLGDYADRGNSGFEVICNLIEMKLNDPERILLLRGNHESRRMNAYYGFLDELHTKFGGDLGFKLFLAILNLYQKLTWLMIAGDWYLIHGGVPCKICSATNGEPAGLEELFTSAENAKNAIETTEGIPSILIQALWNDPDGGVNWFAPNIRGEGIYVYGRLAWKSFLDRNSLKGIIRSHEVKDAYALWLANGKYYEGEMLEEYVKGKEIMISELDHPVFTVFTSEYHLRGAGVALLWNDSIELVRVK; translated from the coding sequence ATGAGGATTAAACTTACCCGTAAAATCGACTCGACATATTGTAGCAATCTCATAAATGAATACATGGGGAAAATACCGTTCACACCTTGGTTGAAGGCTGATAGGGCAGACTTGTCGAAAGGCTTCCTTATAGTCGGTGATATCCATGGGTCACTTGATAATCTCTCCAAAGCAATAGAATTTGCTGAAGAAAGGAATGTTAGCAAAATAGTTTTCCTAGGGGACTATGCAGACAGGGGGAATAGTGGATTTGAAGTTATATGCAATCTAATTGAGATGAAGCTTAATGACCCTGAAAGAATCCTTCTCCTCAGAGGAAACCACGAGTCTAGACGTATGAATGCATACTACGGGTTCCTCGACGAGCTTCATACAAAGTTCGGGGGGGATCTGGGGTTTAAACTGTTCCTAGCTATCCTAAACCTATACCAGAAGCTAACTTGGTTAATGATAGCTGGTGACTGGTATTTAATTCACGGAGGAGTCCCATGTAAAATTTGCAGTGCTACAAACGGTGAACCGGCCGGCCTTGAAGAATTATTCACATCTGCAGAGAATGCGAAGAATGCTATTGAGACTACTGAGGGAATACCTAGCATTCTAATACAGGCCCTGTGGAATGATCCAGATGGAGGTGTAAATTGGTTTGCCCCTAATATCAGGGGAGAGGGAATATATGTATATGGAAGGCTTGCGTGGAAATCATTTCTCGACAGGAACAGTCTCAAGGGCATTATACGGTCTCATGAGGTAAAAGACGCTTATGCCCTTTGGCTTGCTAATGGAAAGTACTATGAAGGTGAAATGCTGGAAGAATATGTGAAGGGTAAAGAGATAATGATTAGTGAACTAGATCACCCGGTTTTCACGGTTTTCACAAGCGAATACCATTTAAGAGGTGCTGGTGTAGCCTTGCTCTGGAATGATTCCATAGAACTCGTTAGAGTAAAATGA
- a CDS encoding C45 family autoproteolytic acyltransferase/hydrolase — translation MKKPLTILTAVLILVLFTGSTIAYASSSVKTNQAYIGRTSGFINRPSGAGFFILVGMTYTGPLKVLYISGNPYDRGYEYGFLAGEEIYGLLTWAYVVLSHAQGIPTSTWRQRLLGAAGLYEKYIPQEYIDEMKGMADGFNYFQAKYPGLSLGYNITYLDILMINAFVDFSCTGAAISGNLTVDGNAIIGTTIDAEALAPYFIYVVESPEPGDGHRIAYFTAAGSLFQNGFNDVGVGMIEHHIEGWENIVGMPEMIRDRYVLQYADNVSQAIQLFKDIFNKYGFSGYGDDVSLSDMKGNIAKVEVTPYSLGFIVNPHTQPTWPKEDPFLKTGRMLEPVPYIKYYKEGYSSVLRGDGWIVNGLYTVNETVIGIPHHPSTWQEAISNESYSWMWEAPERYMIAHYIYDAQIRGDKLTLKDGVIMSQLPLVGDAPHDDGAIWMEPQLGLAVILKGQSSFTKPIYLQVFFSEKPVILGKVSYDQLMGIAYKLNGSLTYLGTLIQRIQDQIHNQCQQSANIQNELKQLSEQLSQASQEWEKVISQYHNLEADYQALISQGEQVNYNVQEANANIAKVNNTLNQVKSTGSAIIGYQAVIICLLVIILGLLGYVAVAIRPLTS, via the coding sequence TTGAAGAAACCATTAACCATACTAACCGCGGTCCTTATCCTAGTCCTATTCACAGGATCCACTATAGCATATGCGAGTTCATCTGTGAAAACCAATCAAGCCTATATTGGAAGAACATCAGGATTTATAAATCGGCCATCAGGAGCGGGGTTCTTCATTTTAGTTGGTATGACATATACTGGGCCATTAAAAGTCCTCTATATATCTGGCAACCCGTATGATAGGGGATATGAGTATGGTTTCCTTGCTGGAGAGGAGATTTATGGACTTCTAACCTGGGCATACGTAGTGCTAAGCCATGCGCAGGGAATACCAACTAGTACTTGGAGGCAGAGACTACTTGGAGCAGCAGGATTGTATGAGAAGTATATTCCACAGGAATATATTGATGAAATGAAAGGTATGGCAGATGGCTTCAACTATTTCCAAGCAAAATATCCGGGCTTAAGCCTCGGATATAACATAACATACCTTGATATACTTATGATCAACGCATTTGTAGACTTTAGCTGTACTGGGGCGGCAATATCAGGGAACCTAACAGTAGATGGTAATGCTATAATAGGTACAACCATAGACGCTGAAGCCCTTGCACCCTACTTCATATACGTGGTGGAATCGCCTGAACCAGGCGATGGGCATAGAATAGCATACTTCACAGCTGCAGGTAGCCTCTTCCAAAACGGCTTCAACGATGTGGGCGTGGGCATGATAGAACATCATATAGAGGGTTGGGAAAATATTGTAGGTATGCCTGAAATGATAAGGGATAGATACGTTTTACAATACGCTGATAATGTATCCCAAGCTATACAGCTATTCAAAGATATATTCAACAAATACGGGTTCTCCGGCTACGGTGACGATGTGTCACTATCAGATATGAAGGGGAACATAGCTAAGGTCGAAGTAACACCATACAGCCTAGGATTCATAGTAAATCCCCACACACAGCCAACATGGCCTAAAGAAGACCCCTTCCTAAAGACCGGTAGAATGCTCGAGCCGGTGCCGTACATTAAATATTACAAGGAAGGTTATAGCAGTGTCTTAAGAGGAGACGGCTGGATTGTTAACGGTTTATACACTGTTAATGAAACAGTAATAGGAATACCTCATCATCCCTCCACTTGGCAGGAAGCCATTTCAAATGAGAGCTATAGTTGGATGTGGGAGGCACCTGAGAGATATATGATAGCCCACTACATATACGACGCACAAATACGTGGCGACAAGCTAACGTTAAAAGATGGAGTAATAATGTCCCAGCTACCACTAGTTGGTGACGCACCACACGATGATGGAGCAATCTGGATGGAACCCCAGCTAGGCTTAGCAGTTATACTGAAAGGGCAGTCCTCATTCACAAAACCAATATACCTACAGGTATTCTTCTCCGAGAAACCAGTCATACTAGGAAAGGTCTCATACGATCAACTTATGGGTATAGCATACAAGCTCAACGGCTCCCTAACCTATTTGGGCACACTAATACAAAGAATACAAGACCAAATCCACAATCAATGCCAGCAATCCGCTAACATCCAGAACGAGCTCAAACAACTCTCAGAGCAACTCAGCCAAGCCTCTCAGGAATGGGAGAAGGTTATCAGCCAGTATCATAACTTGGAAGCTGATTACCAAGCACTCATAAGCCAGGGAGAACAGGTAAACTATAATGTTCAGGAGGCCAACGCCAATATAGCCAAGGTAAACAACACTCTAAACCAGGTCAAGTCAACTGGTTCAGCAATAATAGGATACCAAGCAGTTATAATCTGCCTGCTAGTGATAATTCTTGGACTCCTAGGATACGTTGCTGTCGCGATAAGGCCTCTTACATCCTAA
- a CDS encoding ABC transporter permease, producing the protein MLDEFIKSVYIARKDFREYYLKPGSLSWGIIFPFVFALAFMTRRGGLTEWLAPGMISLALFFGSTSMSAMSIVFERRIGSFERLLLFPIGYNCISLGKSLSSFIMGIISAIPVLLLTLIILPQPPVFTLLLTITILITTFASSTFGVLLSFMVKDPTQVMTVFNIVRFTMMFLSDIIIPITAMPYYVIPISLALPLTYMTEALRYAYTGSYDILPPEISITVSLILGILFLVGASEVIKRSKP; encoded by the coding sequence ATGCTCGACGAGTTTATTAAATCAGTTTATATAGCTAGAAAGGATTTCAGAGAGTACTATCTAAAGCCAGGCTCCCTAAGCTGGGGAATAATCTTCCCCTTCGTCTTTGCATTAGCCTTCATGACGAGGAGGGGAGGACTCACAGAATGGCTAGCACCAGGCATGATTTCACTAGCACTATTCTTCGGCTCCACCTCCATGTCAGCCATGTCCATAGTATTCGAGAGAAGAATAGGATCCTTCGAAAGACTCCTACTATTCCCAATAGGATACAACTGCATATCACTAGGCAAATCACTAAGCAGCTTCATAATGGGGATAATATCGGCAATCCCAGTACTACTCCTAACCCTGATAATCCTACCGCAACCACCAGTATTCACACTATTACTCACAATAACCATACTGATAACCACATTCGCATCATCAACCTTCGGCGTTCTCCTATCATTCATGGTAAAAGATCCAACTCAAGTCATGACAGTATTCAACATAGTAAGATTCACAATGATGTTCCTATCAGACATCATAATACCAATAACCGCAATGCCATACTACGTAATTCCAATATCACTAGCACTACCACTAACCTACATGACAGAAGCCCTAAGATACGCTTACACAGGATCATACGACATACTGCCACCAGAAATATCTATAACAGTCTCACTAATCCTAGGAATACTATTCCTAGTGGGAGCCAGTGAAGTCATCAAAAGAAGCAAACCCTAG
- a CDS encoding ATP-binding cassette domain-containing protein → MNSSNDDCIISVKDLTKVYDQFTAVDHISFCVKRNEIFGFLGPNGAGKTTTVRMLVGLTKITLGKARIDSYDIVKEYKDVRRIIGVVPDISNLYSELTSLQNLLFSAEMYGVPKDERLKRAGELLKFFGLWGMKDFKFKDLSKGLKRRLTIAAALTHNPKILFLDEPTAGLDVMSRRMVWKRILELNKSGVTIFLTTHNVYEAFHICDRISIINKGKLVASGTPGELSRKFSAKEVVEVAFQPRNPSGEELAENLKGALSIKSEKDHIEIVTSDPIPVIEGLINFAKLTQLEISILNLRGADAEELFLKIVGEQ, encoded by the coding sequence ATGAATAGCAGCAACGATGATTGCATTATTTCTGTAAAAGATTTAACAAAGGTATATGACCAGTTTACTGCTGTTGACCATATATCCTTCTGTGTCAAGAGAAATGAAATTTTTGGTTTTCTAGGGCCAAACGGTGCAGGTAAAACCACTACTGTTAGAATGCTCGTCGGACTCACAAAAATAACTCTAGGCAAAGCAAGAATAGACAGTTATGACATAGTTAAAGAATACAAAGACGTTAGGAGAATAATAGGTGTAGTCCCTGACATATCAAATTTATACTCTGAACTAACCTCCCTTCAAAACCTCCTCTTCTCAGCTGAAATGTATGGCGTGCCAAAGGACGAGAGGCTAAAACGTGCGGGGGAACTCCTTAAATTCTTTGGACTTTGGGGTATGAAAGACTTTAAATTCAAGGATCTCTCGAAAGGCCTTAAAAGGAGACTTACAATAGCTGCTGCACTAACTCACAACCCTAAAATTTTATTCCTAGACGAACCGACTGCAGGTCTAGACGTTATGAGTAGAAGGATGGTTTGGAAGAGAATACTTGAATTGAATAAGTCAGGCGTAACTATATTTCTAACAACACATAATGTCTATGAAGCATTCCACATATGTGATAGAATAAGCATAATAAACAAGGGAAAATTAGTTGCTTCGGGAACACCAGGGGAACTCAGTAGAAAATTTAGTGCAAAAGAAGTAGTTGAAGTAGCCTTTCAACCAAGAAACCCTAGTGGAGAGGAATTAGCTGAAAACCTTAAAGGAGCTTTGAGTATAAAAAGTGAGAAGGATCATATAGAAATCGTAACCTCAGATCCTATACCGGTAATCGAAGGTCTAATTAATTTCGCTAAACTTACTCAACTTGAGATAAGCATACTCAACTTGAGAGGAGCTGATGCTGAAGAGTTATTTTTGAAAATCGTTGGTGAACAGTAA
- a CDS encoding NAD(P)/FAD-dependent oxidoreductase: MTSQCDFDVIILGGGIGGYPAAISLARKGFNVGLVNDGLIGGECTNYGCIPTKALIGYFEYRKCKSLVSVDVWRNGIDFALQAASRSRSGIESVLSSYGVSFTSGKGSFLGERNGCYIINIGDKVYSGEKVLIATGSSPVIPIVVRGLPRLLDNRNILSLKDPPKSILILGAGAVGVEYSRIFANASIRVVLVEMLKNVLPGLPRDLSKQVHKGLDELGVEVYTSTVLDEVLVIDGDRVWYKLSSGEKGAVDYVFNATGRKPNTMELKLDNIDVEVDEGGFIKIDDKLQTSAPGIYAVGDVIGPPLLAHKAYYQSLVASENIAGNEVVFDYPVPTVVFSHPEIVQVGYTWSDAKKEGYNAGRRRVPLSILTRSFIEGWSNGFARMVYDRDTGKILGFEMAGPLASELSGLASYLVANRVKVESLHRTVFPHPTMAEIFRELEEAVRGEPIHYYLKL, translated from the coding sequence TTGACGAGTCAATGCGATTTTGATGTTATCATTCTCGGGGGAGGTATTGGTGGTTATCCGGCAGCTATATCTCTTGCCCGTAAAGGGTTCAATGTAGGCCTTGTGAATGACGGATTGATCGGGGGGGAGTGTACGAATTATGGTTGCATTCCCACGAAAGCATTGATCGGATACTTCGAGTACCGGAAATGCAAGAGCCTTGTGTCTGTAGATGTTTGGAGAAATGGTATTGATTTTGCTTTGCAAGCCGCTAGCAGGAGTAGAAGTGGAATTGAGAGCGTTCTCTCTTCATATGGTGTTAGTTTTACATCAGGGAAGGGATCTTTTCTGGGAGAGAGGAACGGGTGCTATATAATTAATATAGGAGATAAAGTTTACAGTGGAGAGAAGGTGTTAATCGCAACAGGATCGTCACCAGTTATCCCCATTGTTGTTAGGGGATTGCCTAGATTGCTTGATAATAGGAATATTCTCAGCCTTAAGGATCCTCCTAAGTCTATTCTTATCCTAGGTGCTGGTGCAGTTGGTGTGGAGTATAGTAGGATATTTGCTAATGCTAGTATTCGTGTTGTTCTCGTCGAGATGTTGAAGAATGTTTTACCCGGGTTGCCTAGAGATCTTTCCAAACAAGTTCATAAGGGACTTGACGAGCTTGGTGTGGAGGTTTATACATCAACCGTACTGGATGAGGTATTGGTTATTGACGGTGATAGAGTCTGGTATAAGCTCTCTAGTGGTGAAAAAGGAGCTGTTGACTATGTTTTCAATGCCACCGGTAGGAAGCCGAATACCATGGAGCTTAAGCTGGATAATATTGATGTTGAGGTGGATGAAGGGGGTTTCATTAAAATAGATGATAAGCTACAAACCAGTGCTCCAGGAATTTATGCTGTCGGGGATGTTATCGGCCCTCCGTTGTTAGCTCATAAGGCTTATTATCAGAGTCTCGTAGCTTCAGAGAATATTGCAGGTAACGAGGTTGTATTTGATTATCCTGTACCTACGGTCGTATTCTCTCACCCCGAGATCGTTCAGGTAGGCTATACTTGGAGTGATGCGAAGAAGGAAGGGTATAACGCGGGTAGGAGGAGGGTGCCACTATCTATTTTGACAAGGAGTTTCATTGAGGGTTGGAGTAACGGTTTTGCTAGAATGGTATATGACAGGGATACAGGTAAAATCCTCGGTTTCGAGATGGCGGGCCCTTTGGCTTCAGAGCTGTCCGGGCTGGCTTCTTATTTAGTGGCTAATAGAGTTAAGGTGGAGAGTTTGCATAGAACTGTTTTCCCACATCCTACTATGGCTGAGATCTTCAGGGAGCTTGAGGAGGCTGTGAGGGGAGAGCCCATACACTATTATCTTAAACTTTAA
- a CDS encoding metallophosphoesterase yields the protein MIAHLADIHLGAKPYQMEFRRRDIFEAFSELVDSIISEKPDLVVVAGDFFDNPRPDNDTLIVALKDLRRLVDKGFPIVFTYGEHDYPKVRDRTPVELLAESLNGNVYAPPKISFYEGKPIIDPFIYKMDGLTIYLTPFIKASHEKRRDITKEIMAIFENDRRNRGGKSLIVAHLAFETDFPFGAILSSPALLPKADYAAMGHIHIPSICLEDCLDHGVTPYAYPGSLEALRKDEIIEKGRGYYLVDLSGDEPVIHRVIIRNIRPQYIIESTPQRLMNDIGILKLKYSDTWMKEPLIHVELTVPREMRITGRSLNQLIESIKAKYGIHIRVWYKRIEDESRDRTGSSTLDVKSMVARLIDPSGKKDKGKLLEAASIILELKDALLTGTDEDLENILAKLSGYKNVLLEQEKIPKTLDRFW from the coding sequence ATGATAGCACATCTTGCTGATATCCATTTGGGGGCTAAGCCTTATCAAATGGAGTTCAGGCGTAGGGATATATTTGAAGCCTTCTCGGAACTCGTTGACAGCATTATAAGCGAGAAGCCTGACCTTGTTGTCGTGGCGGGAGACTTCTTCGACAACCCTAGGCCTGATAATGATACATTAATCGTTGCATTAAAGGATCTCCGGAGGCTTGTTGACAAAGGTTTTCCCATAGTGTTTACCTACGGTGAACATGACTATCCTAAGGTGAGGGATAGGACTCCTGTCGAGTTACTAGCTGAATCTCTCAACGGCAACGTCTATGCACCTCCTAAGATCTCGTTCTATGAGGGTAAACCGATCATAGACCCGTTCATCTACAAGATGGACGGCCTAACTATCTACTTAACACCCTTCATTAAGGCTTCACATGAGAAGAGGAGAGATATTACTAAAGAGATAATGGCTATCTTCGAGAATGACCGAAGGAACAGGGGAGGTAAATCACTTATTGTAGCCCATCTCGCTTTCGAAACAGACTTTCCATTTGGAGCCATACTAAGCTCACCAGCACTACTGCCGAAAGCGGATTACGCCGCGATGGGCCATATTCATATACCCTCAATATGCCTTGAAGATTGCTTAGACCATGGTGTGACTCCCTATGCTTACCCCGGGAGTTTAGAGGCTCTCAGAAAAGACGAGATAATTGAAAAAGGTCGTGGCTATTACCTTGTTGACCTATCTGGTGATGAACCAGTTATACACCGTGTAATTATTAGAAATATTAGACCTCAGTATATTATCGAGTCTACGCCTCAGAGGCTGATGAACGATATAGGTATCCTTAAACTCAAATACAGTGATACTTGGATGAAAGAGCCTCTCATACACGTTGAGTTGACAGTACCAAGGGAAATGAGGATCACGGGCAGATCCCTCAACCAGCTAATAGAATCGATTAAAGCAAAGTATGGAATCCACATTAGAGTTTGGTATAAGAGAATCGAGGATGAAAGCCGTGATAGAACAGGGAGTTCTACACTGGACGTTAAGAGTATGGTTGCACGCCTAATAGACCCCTCTGGGAAGAAAGATAAAGGTAAACTCTTGGAAGCTGCGAGTATAATTCTAGAATTGAAGGATGCTTTGCTCACCGGAACGGATGAGGATCTAGAAAACATTCTGGCCAAACTTTCTGGGTATAAAAACGTCCTCCTAGAACAGGAGAAGATTCCTAAGACATTGGATCGTTTCTGGTGA
- a CDS encoding AAA family ATPase — protein MRKRSLLLDSLELKDFLSHEDTRITFEKGIHVLAGENGAGKSSIVDALFLLLAQPQQPRSIRGGRKTDLIRRSTDKTVVTGEFTDEVTGDKFKIRAVISKHTSEAYVFKNKQVVASGVTAVRDYLRKEFYPEGLDPENMLANTTIIRQGGLANILDMISGGRVRTRKEYFQELLGLNEYEKAVDKLKNKGITIPLDPPYNKTFYPTESRENGLEAVNRDIMRTKQDLDKIIVNIKFGEDQVKQLSNKINKLEARKNDILIRLRELEEKRDQLKIKRTLMEVREKTLEEIVNGIRKLEDEKQEIKKKIAELEIPEDIGSLYNKVLIPLQETEYKIRELEPGISQLEEKLNEAKKALEEKGKAEEYEAVRSEIDRLNREIMELEHDIVLYRDSLKKLDEWKKKEEGFLAELETEGVPSETVENAIKDLQSIINGTKVKQNKVNERLRELEIEEESIKAKTKELKEKLDLISSGTSNRCPLCGHELSTGEMSDLGEKLSKQLEDLEQRTSQIEPEINRLRRERETIEQELVAFQELYMKAQSLNFSKPVVPDGLVGQITKMENEKKIMELSFSQLEEKKKELEPTWQAFHAIRRKYGNLEAAKQQIEQELAEKRRDLNILTDKRLSLTKKAHEYAWKWSLPEDLTKLVPLVKELLEKEKEKLMLQARLSEIESSISEKKEKKREIRREIENLEKEIAVLKEESKEYDKLRQDEENIEGELINLAQHKGRLEGELKKLKETRGMLSDYMYELRQVSRKLQILYKIRKILEELPSLILYETLKRLESQMTEIIRTFNLTYTGVSVDPETLEFKVLDPTGAEVSISQLSGGEQTAISLAFVVGLNKVLGGIMGFLVLDEPTTHLDPERRKSLVEIIENAVAGITGVRQLVLVTHHEEVKDAADVLCNVYKANGSSKVECE, from the coding sequence ATGAGGAAAAGAAGCTTGCTCTTGGACTCTTTGGAGTTGAAGGATTTCCTCAGCCATGAGGATACAAGGATTACTTTCGAGAAGGGAATACATGTTCTCGCCGGGGAGAATGGCGCAGGTAAAAGCAGTATAGTTGATGCATTGTTTCTCCTTCTAGCCCAGCCTCAACAACCTAGGAGCATAAGGGGAGGCCGTAAAACAGATTTGATAAGGAGATCCACGGATAAGACAGTGGTTACTGGAGAGTTTACTGATGAGGTGACTGGAGATAAATTTAAGATTAGGGCAGTTATTTCAAAGCATACTAGTGAAGCTTATGTCTTCAAGAACAAACAGGTAGTGGCTTCTGGTGTAACAGCTGTTAGAGATTATCTCAGGAAGGAATTCTATCCGGAAGGACTGGATCCCGAGAATATGTTGGCCAACACTACGATTATTAGACAAGGCGGACTTGCAAATATACTTGACATGATCTCAGGAGGCCGTGTAAGGACAAGGAAGGAGTATTTCCAGGAGCTTCTTGGATTAAATGAGTATGAGAAAGCTGTGGATAAACTCAAAAATAAGGGGATAACCATCCCATTAGATCCTCCTTACAATAAAACCTTCTATCCCACAGAGTCGAGAGAAAATGGTTTAGAAGCAGTTAACAGAGATATTATGAGGACGAAACAAGACCTTGATAAAATTATAGTCAATATAAAATTCGGGGAGGATCAAGTAAAGCAACTCTCAAATAAGATAAATAAGTTAGAGGCACGTAAAAATGATATACTCATCAGACTTAGGGAACTTGAGGAAAAAAGAGATCAGCTTAAAATTAAGAGGACGCTAATGGAGGTTAGGGAAAAGACTCTCGAAGAAATCGTGAATGGAATTAGGAAGCTAGAGGATGAAAAGCAGGAAATAAAAAAGAAAATAGCTGAACTCGAGATACCTGAGGACATAGGAAGCCTATACAATAAAGTTCTGATACCATTACAAGAAACTGAATACAAAATCAGGGAACTAGAACCTGGCATCTCGCAATTAGAAGAGAAGCTAAATGAAGCCAAAAAAGCCCTGGAAGAGAAGGGAAAAGCAGAGGAATACGAAGCGGTTCGGAGCGAGATCGATAGATTGAATAGGGAGATAATGGAACTCGAACATGATATTGTATTATATCGAGATAGCCTCAAAAAGCTCGATGAGTGGAAGAAGAAAGAAGAGGGGTTCCTAGCGGAACTGGAAACGGAAGGGGTTCCTTCGGAAACAGTGGAAAATGCGATAAAGGATTTACAGAGTATAATAAACGGAACTAAGGTGAAGCAGAACAAGGTAAACGAGAGGTTACGAGAGCTTGAAATAGAGGAAGAGTCTATCAAAGCAAAAACTAAAGAATTGAAGGAGAAACTTGACCTAATCTCTTCCGGAACAAGTAATAGGTGCCCATTATGTGGCCACGAGTTATCCACCGGAGAAATGAGTGATTTGGGGGAGAAGCTATCCAAGCAATTAGAGGATCTTGAACAGAGGACTAGTCAAATAGAGCCTGAGATTAATAGACTGAGAAGGGAAAGAGAAACCATTGAGCAGGAGTTAGTAGCATTCCAGGAATTGTATATGAAAGCTCAAAGTCTAAACTTCTCTAAACCAGTGGTTCCAGACGGTCTAGTTGGGCAAATAACGAAGATGGAAAACGAGAAGAAAATAATGGAACTATCTTTTTCGCAGCTCGAAGAAAAGAAAAAAGAACTTGAACCAACCTGGCAGGCTTTCCATGCTATAAGGAGAAAATACGGTAATTTGGAAGCCGCCAAACAACAAATCGAACAAGAGCTAGCTGAGAAGAGAAGGGACCTTAATATTCTAACAGATAAAAGGTTATCGCTAACGAAAAAAGCTCATGAATATGCTTGGAAATGGAGTTTACCTGAAGACTTAACTAAACTTGTACCTCTTGTTAAAGAGTTGCTGGAAAAGGAGAAGGAAAAACTAATGCTTCAAGCGAGGTTATCTGAGATTGAATCTAGTATAAGTGAGAAGAAGGAGAAAAAGAGGGAAATAAGGAGGGAGATTGAGAACCTTGAAAAAGAAATAGCTGTACTCAAAGAAGAATCAAAGGAATACGATAAACTGAGGCAGGACGAGGAGAATATAGAAGGGGAGCTAATTAACCTAGCTCAGCATAAAGGAAGACTCGAAGGCGAGCTTAAAAAGCTGAAGGAAACTCGAGGCATGCTATCCGATTACATGTACGAATTAAGGCAGGTGTCTAGAAAACTGCAAATTCTATACAAGATTCGGAAGATCCTAGAAGAGCTTCCATCCCTAATTCTATACGAGACCTTGAAGAGGCTGGAATCCCAGATGACTGAGATTATTAGAACATTTAACTTGACATATACAGGAGTTTCAGTAGACCCTGAAACACTAGAATTTAAGGTATTAGATCCGACTGGAGCTGAAGTGAGCATATCCCAGTTAAGCGGAGGCGAGCAGACAGCGATTTCCTTAGCTTTTGTTGTAGGGTTGAACAAAGTTTTGGGCGGTATTATGGGGTTCCTAGTTTTGGATGAGCCTACAACCCATTTAGACCCGGAAAGAAGGAAATCCCTAGTCGAAATCATAGAGAATGCTGTTGCAGGAATAACTGGTGTGAGGCAACTGGTTCTGGTCACACACCATGAGGAAGTAAAGGATGCAGCTGACGTGCTCTGTAACGTGTACAAGGCGAATGGATCAAGTAAAGTTGAGTGTGAGTAG